The DNA sequence CGACACTGGCGGCTACGGTTTCATCTCGACGGACGACGCGGACGACGACGTGTTCTTCCACATGGAAGACGTTGGCGGCCCGGACCTCGAAGAAGGCACCGAGATCGAGTTCGACATCGAACAGGCCCCCAAGGGCCCCCGAGCGACCAACGTCACCCGTCTGTAAGGCGGCTCTCGGCGTTCTAACAGTTATCACATTTCACCGTTTTTTGGAGACTACTCGTACAGAGGCGTTGCTCCCGACACCAGCCTTATCCACGGGCGGACAGTAGGAACGACCATGACAGATATGTTCGTCGGCCGGCTCATGTCCTCGCCCGTCCGAACGGTCACTTCCGAGACGACCCTGAGCGAGGCCGCCACGAAGATGTACGACGCCGGGATCGGGTCGGTGGTCGTCGTCGACGGCGAGAACGCCCTCGAAGGGATCCTCACGGCGACGGATTTCGTTCGTTTGAGTGCAAGCGGCGATTCGCCCGAGGAGACCGCCGTAAGCGAGTACATGAGCACTACTGTCACGACGACCACCGCGAACACGGATCTGCGCGACGTGGCCGATACGATGATCGAACACGGTTTCCATCACGTCCCAGTCGTCGACGAGAGCGAGGGCGTCGTGGGGATCGTGACGACGACCGACCTCACCGCGTACCTCTCTCACGTCGACGCCCCGAGCCCCGCGTGACCGACTACGTCCGGATTCATCGGGGCTTTTCCCTGCTTGCACCGTCCTTATTCGTCTTCCACCCCAACTGACGGACATGGAAACGCCACGAGAACTGCGATCCGTCGACCGACAGGACGTGCTCGTCGACCGAATCGAGTACGACGACGGTACCGTCATCGCGGTCGATTTCGGCGGAGCCGACGAGATCGCGGTCGACGTCGTGGGCGATACGGCGATCGTCGTCGCCGGCGACCGGCAGGTCGAGTTCGAGCTGCCGGCCGGTGCCGAGACGGTCGAGACGAACAACGGCACGCTCACGATCTCGGAGTAGGTCGCCGCCTCGCCAACCGTTTACCGTCCGCGGGCCCTATCCGTCCACGATGACAGCTAACTGGGACGCCGAGTCGATGCCGGACCTCTCGGGCGCCACGATCGTCGTCACGGGCGCGAACAGCGGCCTCGGATACGAGGCCACCCACGAGTTCGCGCGCAAGGGTGGACACGTTATCATGGCCTGCCGGAGCGAGGAGCGGGGCCGCGAGGCCGCAGAGACGATCCGCGAGGAGCTTCCGAGTGCCTCGCTATCGGTCCACGAGTGTGATCTGGCCGATCTCGAGTCGGTGCGGGCGTTCGCCCGCGAGTTCGAGACGACCTATCCCTCGCTTCACGTCCTCTGTAACAACGCGGGCGTGATGGCGATCCCTCGAAGCGAGACCGAACAGGGTTTCGAGACCCAGTTCGGCGTCAACCATCTGGGCCACTTCGCGCTGACGGGACTCCTCCTCGATCGTCTCCGCGAAACCGGCGGCGAAACCCGAGTCGTGACTCAGAGCAGCGCGGTCCACGAACGCGGCGAGATCGATTTCGCGGACCTGCAGGGCGAAGACGAGTACGACTCGTGGGACGCCTATGCCCAGTCGAAGCTCGCGAACCTGCTGTTCGCCTACGAGCTCGACCGGCGGCTCCGCGCGACCGGGAGCGACACGAAGAGCCTCGCCTGTCACCCCGGCTATGCCGCGACCGACCTCCAGCGACGCGGCCCCGAGATGCGCGGTTCGCGCCTCCGACTGTTCGCGATGGAGGCGATGAACGCGCTGATCGCTCAGGATGCGCGAACGGGCGCACTTCCCCTGCTCTACGCCGCGACCAATCTCGATATCGAGGGAGGAGAGTACGTCGGCCCCGGCGGGTTCAGGAACATGCGCGGCGCACCCGAGATCCAGCGCTCGAGCGAACTGTCATATGACCACGAGGACGCCCGCCGGCTCTGGAACGTCTCGGAGGAACTGACCGGCGTCGCCTATCAACTGTAGACGTTTTCCTTTTCCTCGGCGGTCCCGTCGAGGATCAGCGCCTTCAGCGCTTCCAGAAACGAGAACGATTACGTCCGCCCGTCGTTCGAGTGGGCCGATATCCGACCGGGGTTACAGTTCGCTCGGATCTGTATCGAGCAGGTCCGAGCCGGTGACGACCTGCACGTCGCTTTCCTCGATGTAGTCGAGGAGTTCCTCCAACTGCTGGGTCGTCATGTCCGCGAGCGGGTCGTCGCCGATCTCGTCCTCGGGGACGACCCCGTGGGCGAGCCCGATCGCGAGCTGGTTGTGCTGGGCGGCCATGTCGATGAGGCTGGTGAACCCCTCTATATCGTGCATGTCGAGCCGCGAGAGGTGCATGGGATCGGTGAACGGAACGTTGCTCGGCGTACCGCCGAAGTACGCGCTCAGGTCGTGGTACTCCCGGGTGATCTCAACGACCTCCTCGTTCGTGCGGTGATACGGGACGAACATCGACCGCGCTCCGTCGGGGAACCCGCGGTTGTCGAGGTATTCGTAGGCGTCCTCGATGCCCGTCCGCATCCCCTCGAGGTCATCGAGGTTCTGGAACGGCCCTTCCGGGTGCGAGGAGACGTCCCAGTCCGCATCGCGCATCTCCCGGAGCTGCTCGATCGTGAGACGGCTCTCCCGGTTGAGCGAGTCGGGGTTGACCGCGACGACGCCCTGCATGTCGCGGTTTTGCAGTATCGAGAAGGCGTTCTCGTACTGGCTCCTGACCCCGTCGTCGAACGTCAGCATGACGTAGCCCTGACTGGCGGCGGGCGTTGCACGCAGGTCGTCGACGAAGAAGGTGATCCCGTCGCCGTTTCCGCCCCCGTTGCCGTCGCCCGCTGCTTCCTCGGTCGCGTTGCTATCGTCGGTGGCGTTGGTCTGATTACCGTTTCCGCTCTCCTCGGACGCGTTGGGGTCGTCGAGCGTGATCCGGATCTCCTGGACGTTATCGAGGAACGGCTCGCCGCGCTGGCCGGTGTAGCCGACGTCCATACGCTGCCACCCCTCATAGGGGCCGAGGACGGTCCGCGTACTCCAGAGCTGGTCGGACTG is a window from the Halalkalicoccus subterraneus genome containing:
- a CDS encoding cold-shock protein, with the translated sequence DTGGYGFISTDDADDDVFFHMEDVGGPDLEEGTEIEFDIEQAPKGPRATNVTRL
- a CDS encoding CBS domain-containing protein produces the protein MTDMFVGRLMSSPVRTVTSETTLSEAATKMYDAGIGSVVVVDGENALEGILTATDFVRLSASGDSPEETAVSEYMSTTVTTTTANTDLRDVADTMIEHGFHHVPVVDESEGVVGIVTTTDLTAYLSHVDAPSPA
- a CDS encoding DUF7127 family protein, whose product is METPRELRSVDRQDVLVDRIEYDDGTVIAVDFGGADEIAVDVVGDTAIVVAGDRQVEFELPAGAETVETNNGTLTISE
- a CDS encoding oxidoreductase codes for the protein MTANWDAESMPDLSGATIVVTGANSGLGYEATHEFARKGGHVIMACRSEERGREAAETIREELPSASLSVHECDLADLESVRAFAREFETTYPSLHVLCNNAGVMAIPRSETEQGFETQFGVNHLGHFALTGLLLDRLRETGGETRVVTQSSAVHERGEIDFADLQGEDEYDSWDAYAQSKLANLLFAYELDRRLRATGSDTKSLACHPGYAATDLQRRGPEMRGSRLRLFAMEAMNALIAQDARTGALPLLYAATNLDIEGGEYVGPGGFRNMRGAPEIQRSSELSYDHEDARRLWNVSEELTGVAYQL
- a CDS encoding polysaccharide deacetylase family protein; its protein translation is MATVGAGTFALAGCTDQLGGSNDGNESNGDGNGNETGGEGNESTDGDGQQVPPPAISDGELVSDFDQDLDEWFTLDGELAADEENALTGSRTARIEGEGASAGIGRAFPDGFNMEDQHLSLALRVDNPRPARVTVRIMAPGQSDQLWSTRTVLGPYEGWQRMDVGYTGQRGEPFLDNVQEIRITLDDPNASEESGNGNQTNATDDSNATEEAAGDGNGGGNGDGITFFVDDLRATPAASQGYVMLTFDDGVRSQYENAFSILQNRDMQGVVAVNPDSLNRESRLTIEQLREMRDADWDVSSHPEGPFQNLDDLEGMRTGIEDAYEYLDNRGFPDGARSMFVPYHRTNEEVVEITREYHDLSAYFGGTPSNVPFTDPMHLSRLDMHDIEGFTSLIDMAAQHNQLAIGLAHGVVPEDEIGDDPLADMTTQQLEELLDYIEESDVQVVTGSDLLDTDPSEL